In Hwangdonia lutea, a single window of DNA contains:
- a CDS encoding putative LPS assembly protein LptD: protein MAIQKPSHTFTKIHLKALRTNNFKILFALSFTVFINTFSFAQDIPKPTDSIKPAVKDSVVVQAKDLIKDGAPPEKAQDSTTTDSIKPKKELLEHIVRYSATDYTSFNQKKQKLYLYNDAEIDYGDINIKSGSIVIDYSTNTVYAKGILDSVGTYSQAPVFTQGQNIVEPDSIVFNTQTEKALIYNSKTEQSGGTVIAQVTKKENDSVYFIHRGKYTTAENLDDPEYYILLRKAKIVPGKKIVTGLANLFIYEVPTPIGVPFAFFPQSEKQTSGVLIPTFGEQNDRGYFLQNGGYYFAINDYVDLAVLGDYYTNGSYGLRLENTYAKRYRFRGNVGFRYENLITSERGFPDYGKSTVYNLRWSHSQDSKANPSSRFSASVNLGSSTYYRQSINQINTGAFLNNTLSSSVSYSKTFEGEPSVNYSVTATHSQNTNTEQINMTLPTFQGNVSRIFPFAPKNGSKKGIIQNINFQYSVRGENRIQTTDSLFFKKEMFDDAKTGFQHSIPISTNFKLFKHFSLSTSASFNEVWTFKTIDKFYDNLTDEVITETVNGFDAFRTYNFSTSLGTTVYGMFNFKKDDKANPKIHAIRHVIRPSISYNINPAFDKYYETAEVINADGLTAADIEIIQNENNLEYSRFDGGLFGTPGKNFSSSMGISIANNFEAKVRDKDSTATEPKKVVLLNNLNFSTSYNFAGDSLQWSPVRMSGGTQLFDNKLSVNFGATLDPYALDNNNRRINKFNINNGGSLFRLTSANMTMSYSLSGGGKNDGSENRGQGRAIQENLRSGGRDDDLFGVSEDFSRQNEDADNKKDEEPSAFYNYKIPWDLRLAYAVNYSNNTRQNEISSHSLMFSGNVELSPKWSVGASSGYDLKNKGFTYTQLRFERDLLSWRMNFSWVPFSTRASWNFFIGIKSNILKDLKYEKRRQPDQRL from the coding sequence TTGGCAATTCAAAAACCGAGCCATACTTTTACAAAAATACATTTAAAAGCGTTGCGTACAAACAACTTTAAAATACTTTTTGCATTAAGTTTTACAGTGTTTATCAACACGTTTAGCTTCGCTCAAGATATTCCGAAACCTACCGATAGCATTAAACCCGCTGTTAAGGATAGTGTGGTTGTTCAAGCCAAAGACCTTATAAAAGACGGAGCTCCGCCTGAAAAAGCGCAAGATTCCACGACAACAGATTCCATCAAACCAAAAAAAGAATTATTAGAGCATATTGTAAGATACAGCGCTACGGATTATACCTCGTTCAATCAAAAAAAACAAAAGCTTTATTTATATAATGATGCCGAAATAGATTATGGCGACATCAACATTAAATCGGGCAGCATTGTTATAGATTACAGCACAAATACGGTTTACGCCAAGGGTATTTTAGACTCTGTGGGCACCTATTCTCAAGCACCTGTTTTTACCCAAGGTCAAAATATAGTTGAACCGGATTCCATTGTTTTTAATACCCAAACGGAAAAAGCACTAATTTATAATTCTAAAACAGAGCAATCTGGAGGTACCGTTATTGCCCAAGTCACAAAAAAGGAGAACGATTCGGTTTATTTTATACACCGCGGAAAATACACAACTGCCGAGAATTTAGACGATCCCGAATATTATATTCTATTGAGAAAAGCCAAAATAGTACCGGGTAAAAAAATTGTAACAGGGTTAGCCAATCTTTTTATTTACGAGGTACCAACACCCATTGGGGTACCTTTTGCTTTTTTTCCGCAAAGCGAAAAACAAACCTCGGGGGTTTTAATACCCACTTTTGGTGAGCAGAACGATCGTGGTTATTTTTTACAAAATGGTGGGTATTATTTTGCCATAAACGATTATGTAGATTTAGCCGTTTTAGGCGATTATTACACCAACGGAAGCTACGGATTGCGTTTGGAAAACACCTATGCCAAACGCTACAGATTTAGAGGTAATGTTGGATTTCGATACGAAAACCTAATTACCAGCGAACGTGGTTTTCCAGATTACGGAAAATCTACGGTGTACAATTTACGCTGGTCGCACAGTCAAGATAGTAAAGCCAACCCCAGTTCGCGCTTTTCGGCATCGGTAAACTTGGGAAGTAGCACGTATTACAGGCAATCTATAAATCAAATTAATACGGGCGCATTTTTAAATAATACCTTATCGTCATCGGTATCGTATTCTAAAACTTTTGAAGGTGAACCTTCGGTAAATTACAGTGTTACGGCAACGCATTCTCAAAACACCAACACCGAGCAAATCAACATGACACTGCCTACTTTTCAAGGAAACGTAAGCAGGATATTTCCGTTTGCACCTAAAAACGGGTCGAAAAAAGGTATCATTCAAAACATAAATTTTCAGTATAGCGTACGGGGGGAAAACCGTATTCAAACCACCGATTCCCTTTTCTTTAAAAAGGAAATGTTTGATGATGCCAAAACAGGTTTTCAGCATTCCATTCCCATTAGCACAAACTTTAAACTGTTTAAACATTTTAGTTTAAGTACCTCGGCTAGTTTTAATGAAGTGTGGACTTTTAAAACCATTGATAAATTTTACGATAATTTGACCGATGAAGTAATCACTGAAACCGTAAATGGTTTTGATGCGTTTAGAACCTATAATTTTAGCACTAGTTTAGGAACTACGGTTTACGGGATGTTTAACTTCAAAAAAGACGACAAAGCCAACCCTAAAATACATGCTATTCGACATGTTATTCGTCCGTCTATTAGCTATAATATCAATCCGGCTTTCGATAAGTATTATGAAACCGCCGAGGTTATTAACGCCGATGGTTTAACCGCCGCCGATATTGAAATTATTCAAAACGAAAACAACTTGGAATACTCGCGTTTTGATGGTGGCCTTTTTGGTACTCCGGGAAAAAACTTCTCCAGCTCCATGGGGATTTCTATCGCTAATAATTTTGAAGCCAAAGTACGCGATAAAGACAGTACCGCCACCGAGCCTAAAAAAGTGGTTTTACTTAACAACCTAAACTTTTCTACATCCTATAATTTTGCAGGCGATTCACTGCAATGGAGCCCCGTAAGAATGAGTGGTGGCACACAGTTGTTTGACAATAAATTGAGTGTGAATTTTGGCGCAACATTAGATCCATATGCTTTGGATAACAACAATAGGCGCATCAATAAATTCAATATTAATAATGGTGGTAGTCTTTTTAGATTAACAAGCGCAAACATGACAATGAGCTATTCACTCTCTGGTGGTGGTAAAAATGATGGCAGTGAAAACCGAGGTCAAGGTCGAGCCATTCAAGAAAACTTGCGTAGTGGTGGTCGTGATGATGATTTATTTGGAGTTTCTGAAGATTTTTCTAGACAAAATGAAGATGCCGATAACAAAAAAGATGAAGAGCCCAGTGCCTTTTACAATTATAAAATACCCTGGGATTTGCGTTTAGCCTACGCAGTTAATTACTCAAATAATACACGACAAAACGAAATATCGTCGCACTCGCTCATGTTTTCCGGCAATGTAGAATTATCGCCTAAATGGTCGGTCGGTGCCTCCTCGGGTTACGATTTAAAAAACAAGGGTTTTACCTATACACAACTGCGTTTTGAGCGCGATTTATTAAGTTGGCGCATGAATTTTAGTTGGGTGCCATTTAGCACCAGGGCGTCGTGGAATTTCTTTATCGGTATAAAATCGAATATCTTAAAAGACCTGAAATACGAAAAACGTCGACAACCCGACCAACGTCTTTAA
- a CDS encoding N-acetylmuramoyl-L-alanine amidase family protein, translating to MKTSRILLFVSFIIVLTFSSFINVDDNQNNPPFVVVLDAGHGGKDPGKPSKYGFKEKDIALKIVLEIGKQLEKHPNIKVIYTRKKDVFIELKERARIANKANADLFVSIHCNAHHSQAYGTETYVLGVANTQRNLEVAKAENEVIYLEDNHEEAYKGFDPSSPESLITNALVVEEYTEQSILLASLIEKNFSTKINRKSRGVKQASLWVIHQTAMPSVLVETGFLTNKAESYYLNSKKGQQEISKSISTAILEFKKSLESNIIDYMFSDDKQEIIDQVDNNYHNIVFKVQIAASSKALETKPYNFKGLNNISRTKENNLYKYFYGETSNYNTIKKLEEEAKTAGFKTGYIVAFKDGEKISLTEALKTTAN from the coding sequence ATGAAAACGTCCAGAATATTACTTTTCGTATCTTTTATCATAGTATTAACATTTTCTTCCTTTATAAATGTTGATGATAATCAAAACAACCCTCCATTTGTTGTGGTGTTAGATGCAGGCCATGGCGGAAAAGATCCTGGTAAACCTTCAAAATATGGTTTCAAGGAAAAAGATATAGCGTTAAAAATTGTATTGGAAATTGGTAAACAACTAGAAAAGCACCCCAATATTAAAGTTATTTATACTCGGAAAAAAGATGTTTTTATTGAGCTTAAAGAGCGTGCAAGAATAGCCAACAAAGCTAATGCAGATTTATTTGTATCTATCCATTGTAATGCTCATCATTCACAAGCTTATGGTACTGAAACTTATGTGTTGGGTGTTGCCAATACACAGCGTAATTTAGAAGTGGCCAAAGCAGAGAATGAAGTTATTTATTTAGAGGATAACCACGAAGAAGCGTATAAAGGTTTCGATCCTAGCTCTCCGGAATCGCTAATTACAAACGCTTTAGTGGTTGAAGAATATACTGAACAAAGTATACTGTTAGCCAGTTTAATAGAGAAAAATTTTTCAACAAAAATTAATCGAAAAAGTAGAGGTGTTAAACAAGCCAGTTTATGGGTAATACATCAAACAGCAATGCCAAGTGTATTAGTAGAAACAGGGTTTTTAACCAATAAAGCGGAAAGTTATTATCTAAATTCCAAAAAAGGACAACAAGAAATTTCCAAATCTATTTCTACGGCTATTCTAGAATTTAAAAAATCGTTAGAAAGCAATATTATTGATTATATGTTTTCTGATGATAAACAAGAGATTATCGACCAAGTTGACAACAATTATCACAACATTGTTTTTAAGGTGCAAATTGCCGCAAGCTCGAAAGCCTTAGAAACCAAACCGTATAATTTTAAAGGTTTAAACAACATTTCCAGAACCAAAGAAAATAATTTATACAAATATTTTTATGGCGAAACTTCAAATTACAATACCATAAAAAAGCTAGAAGAAGAAGCCAAAACCGCGGGTTTTAAAACCGGTTACATCGTGGCTTTTAAAGACGGCGAAAAAATATCTTTAACCGAAGCTTTAAAAACAACTGCTAATTAG
- a CDS encoding RidA family protein, giving the protein MKKIITTSNAPAPIGPYNQAVLSGNTLYTSGQIAFNPDTGELVLDDIETETKQVMENLKAVLEAANMTFENVIKSSIFISNMDDFGQINAIYGSYFDDATAPARETVEVARLPRSVNVEISMMAVK; this is encoded by the coding sequence ATGAAAAAAATTATTACTACCTCCAACGCCCCTGCCCCTATTGGTCCTTATAATCAAGCTGTTTTAAGCGGAAACACCCTGTATACTTCGGGGCAAATAGCATTTAACCCCGATACGGGAGAGCTTGTTTTAGACGATATTGAAACTGAAACCAAACAGGTTATGGAAAACCTGAAAGCCGTTTTAGAAGCTGCAAACATGACATTTGAAAACGTTATAAAGTCTTCGATATTTATTAGTAATATGGACGATTTTGGACAAATAAACGCCATTTACGGCAGCTATTTTGATGATGCCACGGCACCGGCACGCGAAACCGTGGAAGTTGCCCGTTTACCAAGAAGCGTAAATGTAGAGATTAGCATGATGGCAGTAAAATGA
- a CDS encoding response regulator, which translates to MPLFKKQLKPIYAKIILIIFVGIAFASIFFVGFNFLEDNLALQSVSLLLAVLILVLVVIAFSFLKNQYANQLEAENLSNLINDLKKQLNDALDTADYKSIYLANMSYEIRTPLNTVLGMLNMLKQTDLDADQKAQVEIADYSSEHLLQLVNMIIDNAKIDGGEVELNLAAINLKTDLSRLFKIFEYQAWEKGLDLEFKFLFESEKKFLVLGDIAKIQQVLINLINNAIKFTNNGKITIIVDQTVGIDDDQIVTFYIKDTGVGMSSHEVKRILKTTNKAEVSKFTDYRGGGYGLSISRDLVKLMGGELKIESKENKGTTFYFSLQLKKTLNIQVPSPEIKPILLDKFNVLVAEDNRMNQKVIKFLLEQQGAACTFAKNGLEAVDLYKILDFDLVFMDIYMPDLDGYQATEKIKRTRKYAKQKTPIIAVSASAFDEDIENAKLAGIDDFLAKPIDVEKLKELLVKYASVDASI; encoded by the coding sequence ATGCCATTATTTAAAAAACAATTAAAACCCATATACGCAAAAATTATTTTAATAATTTTTGTAGGCATTGCTTTTGCATCAATTTTCTTTGTGGGGTTTAATTTCCTTGAAGATAATTTGGCACTACAAAGCGTGTCTTTATTATTGGCTGTTCTTATTTTGGTTTTAGTGGTTATTGCCTTTAGTTTTTTAAAAAATCAATACGCCAACCAACTAGAAGCAGAAAATTTAAGTAACCTAATAAATGATTTAAAGAAACAGCTAAACGATGCCTTAGATACTGCCGATTATAAATCGATTTATTTGGCCAATATGAGCTACGAAATCAGAACACCGCTAAACACTGTGTTGGGCATGCTTAATATGTTAAAGCAAACCGACTTGGATGCTGACCAAAAAGCGCAAGTTGAAATTGCCGATTATTCGTCTGAGCATTTATTGCAATTGGTAAACATGATTATTGATAATGCTAAAATTGACGGTGGAGAAGTAGAGTTGAATTTGGCAGCAATTAATTTAAAGACTGATTTATCCCGATTATTTAAGATTTTCGAGTACCAAGCTTGGGAAAAAGGTTTGGATTTAGAGTTTAAGTTCTTGTTTGAAAGTGAAAAAAAGTTCTTGGTTTTGGGCGATATTGCTAAAATTCAGCAAGTGCTTATTAATTTGATTAACAATGCCATTAAGTTTACCAACAACGGAAAAATAACAATAATTGTCGACCAAACGGTTGGTATCGATGACGATCAAATTGTTACTTTTTATATAAAAGACACCGGTGTTGGCATGAGCTCTCACGAAGTAAAAAGAATTCTGAAAACCACGAACAAAGCTGAAGTTTCTAAATTTACGGATTACCGAGGTGGCGGCTACGGACTTTCAATTTCCAGGGATTTAGTAAAGTTGATGGGTGGCGAACTTAAAATTGAAAGTAAAGAAAATAAAGGCACCACATTTTATTTTAGCTTACAACTTAAAAAGACCCTAAATATTCAAGTGCCAAGTCCAGAGATTAAACCGATACTTTTAGATAAGTTTAATGTGTTAGTTGCCGAGGATAATAGGATGAACCAGAAAGTAATTAAATTCCTATTGGAACAACAAGGTGCCGCATGTACCTTTGCCAAAAACGGTTTGGAAGCCGTCGATTTATACAAGATTCTTGATTTCGATTTGGTATTTATGGATATTTATATGCCAGATTTAGATGGTTACCAAGCCACCGAAAAAATTAAGAGAACCCGAAAATATGCAAAGCAGAAAACACCTATAATTGCCGTTTCGGCAAGTGCTTTTGATGAGGATATTGAAAATGCAAAATTAGCAGGTATTGACGATTTTTTAGCAAAACCCATCGATGTGGAAAAGCTAAAAGAGCTATTGGTAAAATACGCCTCAGTTGATGCTTCAATATAA
- a CDS encoding ATP-binding cassette domain-containing protein, translating to MHNHIAFYISNNDDKQLLIKRIVSENFIGDFSSLKGVIFSKKTLDRFIDEEVRHGNFNVVTSTKNSLLNSSEGERKKALLQHLISQNPEYILVDNVFGNLDANAQKNIEKTLTRLSQSIPVIQISNRKKDILPFINQLYKLENNRAVLYKKAAILADDNTTDFSLSLPKPYHQNDNYFKTLVKFKDVTVSYGERTIVKNINWEIKPSEFWQLTGPNGSGKSTLLSLISGDNPKAYNQDITLFGIKKGSGESVWDIKRKIGYFSSEYLRGFERLQPIEKMIISGFYDSIGLYKIPNERQIALAHQWLKVLNMFHLKNKSFLSLSVGHQRLVLIARAMVKHPPLLILDEPTNGLDDTDAALFCKLVNKIASESNTAILYVSHRKEESLLKPDLIYELQPHKTGSTGKSIKTS from the coding sequence TATTTTCAAAAAAAACTTTGGATAGGTTTATAGATGAAGAAGTGCGTCACGGTAATTTCAATGTAGTTACGAGCACAAAAAACAGCTTATTGAACTCTTCCGAAGGTGAACGTAAAAAAGCATTGTTACAACACCTTATTTCACAAAATCCGGAGTATATTTTAGTCGATAATGTTTTTGGTAATTTAGACGCTAATGCGCAAAAAAATATTGAAAAAACATTAACCCGCTTAAGCCAGAGTATTCCCGTAATTCAAATTTCCAACAGAAAAAAAGATATCCTACCCTTTATAAATCAGCTTTATAAACTGGAAAATAACCGTGCTGTTTTATATAAAAAAGCAGCTATTTTAGCAGACGATAATACTACAGATTTTTCACTGAGTTTACCTAAACCGTACCATCAAAACGACAATTATTTCAAGACCTTGGTTAAATTTAAAGATGTTACGGTAAGCTATGGAGAGCGTACCATTGTTAAAAACATTAATTGGGAAATTAAACCCAGCGAATTTTGGCAATTAACAGGTCCGAACGGTTCAGGAAAAAGCACCCTTTTAAGTCTTATTTCCGGCGATAATCCAAAAGCGTACAACCAAGACATTACCTTGTTTGGTATTAAAAAAGGGAGTGGTGAAAGTGTATGGGACATCAAACGCAAAATAGGTTATTTCTCCTCAGAATACTTGCGGGGTTTTGAGCGTTTACAGCCTATTGAAAAAATGATTATCTCCGGTTTTTATGATTCAATCGGGCTCTATAAAATTCCAAACGAAAGGCAAATTGCCTTGGCGCATCAATGGCTAAAAGTGCTAAACATGTTCCATTTAAAAAATAAAAGTTTTTTGAGTTTATCTGTGGGGCATCAACGTTTGGTACTCATCGCAAGGGCTATGGTTAAGCATCCGCCATTGCTTATTTTAGACGAGCCCACAAATGGTTTAGATGATACCGATGCTGCCTTGTTTTGTAAATTGGTAAACAAAATAGCTTCTGAGAGTAACACGGCCATTTTATACGTGTCGCATAGAAAAGAAGAAAGTTTGTTAAAACCTGACTTGATTTACGAATTACAGCCACACAAAACGGGCTCTACAGGCAAGTCTATCAAAACTTCTTAA